cttggactgcaaggagatccaaccagtccattctgaaagagatcagccctgggatttctttgaaaggaatgatgctgaggctgaaactccagtactttggccacctcatgtgaagagttgactcattggataagactctgatgctgggagggattgggggcaggaggagaaggggacgacagaggatgagatggctggatggcatcacggactcgatagacgtgagtttgagtgaactccaggagttggtgatagacagggaggcctggcatgctgcgattcatggggtcacaaagagttagacatgactgagtgactgaactgaactgaactgtggtccaggggataagaatctgccttacaatgcaaaggacactggtttgatccctggaccgggaagatcccacattccacagtGCAAATAAGCTCAagcaccacaagtactgaagcccttGAGCCCAGAGCCTGCACTTcagaaagagaagccaccacaatgagaagcctgcgcaccacagctacagagtagcctccactctgcaactagagaaaagtctgggCAGCAACGAAGCACAGCcagaaatataataattaaaaaaaaaagaactgacttGTCTCTGTGAACTTCCTCCAGGCTGACTGATGTCTTGCCCACTGATTCAGCATCTGCCTCGATTTGTGAAGTATTTACATTTAATTCCTCAAACATTTATCAGGTCCCCACAGGTACCCTGGCACTGTGCCAAGCACAGCAAACATAACCCCAGATGTCTCTGACCCTGTAAATTTCAATAAGTAGGTCCCAGTGGATCCTACTCAGGCTGTGGGTTGGGCTGTGGCTGGACAAGGTCTGGACAAGACCACGCCTCTGCAGGCCACAAGGCTCAGGCGCATCACATCCAGTCCCACCCAGACCAAGGTTTGTTGGGTCACAGGGGCCTCACATGTCTGACTTGTGCCCAAGGCACAAGGGACCTGGCTGACAGGCATTCTGCTGAGTCCAGCTAGCAGCTCTGCCCAAGGCTATGCCACAGAAGCCTCCGCACAGACAGAGGGTGAGTCCCTGGGGGAACGGCTGAGGGCTTCATCTTTTTTGTGTTAGAAACTGCTTTGACATTTGGTGATGTTTATTGACCTCCTCTCAGAATAAGATTTTTTAAGtgtgtaaaataaaataggattaCAAAGGGTtttcatgaaaaggaaaagatgtCCACAGGTtatgattgaatgaataaaatcagGTTACAGAAGAGCTTGTATACGCTCTTTGTACATTtgtgaagagaaaaagagacagattgggaggggaaaatgaaaaggaggaggaagaagaaagaagaaaaaggaatgaaataaagaaggagggaggaaggaagaaaggagaggaagaaaggaaaggaagaagaagagaaggaaagggaaaaagaaaggaagctaGGTAGGAAAACTCTCTCTTTATACCTATGGCTGGCCCTACCATCTTTTCCCACTATGAAATGCATGGCAGGCCAATGGCTCCCGATCATGGTTCCCTTTAGCCCCCAAAACGGTCCCCTCAGATCACAGCCCAAACTCTTCATCCTTGTCATTGGCTCCTCCCTTGCCCTTCAGCTGGGACTCTGCCCTGGGCCCATCCCCACAGCAACTCCAGGGGTACTGCATGGCTGTCATCCACCTCTGAATCTGCCTCCCCGTCCGGCTATGGCTCTCTGCTCACTGCTCACTCTGCCAGTGTCAAAACAACCCGGCAACAAGTCCTCAGCGTGTATCACTGATCACTTTCTAGGAGCTGTGAAAGCTCCTGCCAGTTGGAAAGCCACACAGTGGGGCAGCCTGGTTCCTTTTAAGCTGTCACAGCCTCCTTTGCCAGCCCCTACCCTGTGTGCTTCCCTTTTTCAAGGTGTGAGAGTCAAAAACCTTCtcttctgggaattccctggcagtccagtgcttaagactcagTGCTGAGggtgtggtttcaatccctggtcagggaataaaGATCCCACAAGAggtgcagtatggccaaaaaaaaccccaaaaccaaaaaTACCCTTCCCCTCTTTGCCCCAACTTCCGGCCCTACCTCTCCCACACCCTGGGGCCTTGCACCACTCCCACCTCCTATCGTCCCCACCTCTTCCCACCAGCTTGGTCCGCCTGTTCTCAGCACCCCTCAAGGACTTAACTGTTGTAGAGACACCTTTCTTTCTGGcctcaactgattttttttcttaaaaaaaaaaaaaaaaaattgggggccACACCACACAGGATGtgacatcttagttccccaaccagggattgaacccgtgccccctgcagtggaagtgtggggtctcaaccactggaccgctagggaaacCCTCAATTGTTTCTTTGTTGGTACTCAGTCACCCCCAGAGCATCTGAGCCTGCTCTTCATTCTCCTAACTCAACCTGCcagctttctctcccttttctcaggAATGCTTCAGTAAGGAGTCGCCTGTGTGTCCAGCCCCCACATCCTCCTTTCCCTTTCACTCCTCAACTCTCTGCAACATGTGTCCATCAGTCTGTGAAATTGCCTGCCCAGGAGTGCAAGGAGTGTCCAttcagggtggtggtgggggggggggggcgctatGGGGGTGGAGGGTTCTTAATCTCCTGTTCTACATCAAGTGCTGTGCCAGGCGATGGAAAATGACAGTGACCAAACCAGTCCTGAATTCATGGTGCTTGAGCCAATGAATACATACACAAGTAAATAAAACAGGTAATTAGAGGCTGGGAAAGTTCTATGAAGGAAGCAAACAGAATAAGAGGACACAGAGTAACTGTGGAGATGGGGCAGAAGGTCTCTATTCTAGAGGCAGTCTAGGACACCATCTAGAGAGCAGGAAGAAGGCAGTCCAAGTGGAGTGGATAGCAAGTTCAAAGGCCCTGAAGCAGGAACAAAGTATTTGTGCTTGGCAGGAAAGAAAGAAGTCCATAGGGGTGGAGAGAAGTGAATGATGAGTTGCCAGGATTAGGggaggtaaagaattcatctctAATGCAAGGGGAAGTCCTTGCAGATTTTAACTGACAAGATCTGATTTGTATCTTAAAAAGTaccctcagggacttccctggcagtccagtggttaggactgcacaCTCGCAGTACAGAGGACAGGGGTTCAACCCTTGGTttgggggaagatcccacatgccacatagtgcggccagaaaaataaagaaaagtgcCCTCAGACCCCACCGCTGTGTGGAAAAAAAATGTAGGGGTAAGACTTTACAGGGCAATAGATATCAGGAGACAAGCTTTACTCATTTGGGGTATCAACAGACATATCACATTTAATGcatctaaaaagaaaacatccAGGATAaacgtatacatatagctgagtcactttgctgggCACCTGCAACTCTCACAATACTGTTAAtcggctgtactccaatataaattaaaagttttttaaaaaaataaacaccgGAGCCATTGGCGCCCTCAGAATAAAGCAACAAGACCCCTGTCCCTCCCCCATTCTTGCCCGTTTCTGTTGAAGGCACCATATTCTCCCGCTTGTTCAAGCCAGAAACTGAAGCGCTACACTGGCCTTCTCTATCTCCCCAACCTTCTGCATCCCAAGCCCAGTCTACTGtctttctttatccactcctatCCACCCCTCGTGTCCCCACTCAGCTCCAAGTAAAGTCCTGTCCCAGATTCCTCACAGCTCTGcctcctctcctctgcccccTACAGTTCACTCTCCCCACAGTAGCCAGGGGTACTGTTTTCGGCACACTAATTTCCTGTCACTTCCCGCCTAACTGTGTTCCTCAAGGACTCCCGTCGCCTTCAAGACCTTTAATGAGACCTGAGACTCAAGTCCAGGAAAAATAGGAGGCAAAACCTGAATGAGCCGGCCCAGCTTGCTAGCCTCGCCTTCCTGTCTGGATTGTATCCTCCGAGCTTAGGAACCCTTCTTCATAGCGTTGGGGGAAGCTTTTCCAGTAGTGCCTTCCTGCTGCGACGAGCCTATTTCCCGTGCTGCACCGCggccttcctctttctcttccggTCCAACGCGCTTCGGTATCTGCGGGCCCCGGTGAGTACTAGCCGCGCGGTATCCGGAGCCATCCGTGACTCCTGGATGGCTGTGGGGCGCGAGGcctgggaaggactgggagacCGGCGCCTGGCTGTGAGGAGCGGAGGCCGCGGAGCGGGGGCGGTGCTCATGGGTTTTCACCGGGTGGATGCGAGTGGGAGGATTCCGTTTTAGGGGGAGAGCGCAATCTTGCGGCTAAGGGTTGGTTTCAAGGTACCCTTACCTGAGTTTGGAAGGGGGAGACTTGGCGTCGGGTCTTGCAGAGTGAATCGAGGCACATGCGTCTGTGCTGCAGCCTCATTCTGGCCGCACGATCTTCTAGATCAGGGCGAAAAGGTAGACCCAGTCTGGTGAGCCCCCAGCTCTGATCTCCACTCTCGTTCTCCAGGTGCAGACATGGCCAAGTCCAAGAACCACACCACGCACAACCAGTGTAAGTTCCCTGGCCCAGCCTTCATCTAATGCTCCAGGCCCTAGCAAGGATTAGGGATACTGGCCAGGGAAAGGCACATTTTCTACTGTGGGCATGGGGCTGATGTTACTTTCAGCATTATCTTTGGGGTTTAGATTTACAAGCCTTGAGATACTCATTTGCATTCAGTGATAAAGGGTTTCTTAAACAAATATTAAGTAATGGGACGTTATGGTTCTCCCCGGCTTGCCACCTGTGATGGTTGTCATATTAGAGGAAATCTCTTACTTTGGTctaattcctttcctttcctgcagCCCGAAAATGGCATAGAAACGGCATCAAGAAACCCCGATCACAACGATATGAATCTCTTAAGGGGGTGAGTGTGTGCACCGAGTCATATGAGTGTGTCTGTTTGGCTCCAGTTGCATGGACAgggtctttcattcattcatgtgctTAACTGTCCTTCGTTCTACTTGGACTTCAAGCTCTGTCAGGCctgtaataaagttttacttgGCCTTTATCGGCCTGGTCAGGTGGTAACCTGCTACCTGAGGGCAGTCTGATCATCTCCCTTGGTCACCCAGAGCCTTCCAGGGAAAGGAGGGCCTTGCCTGTGTGTGCCTGGTACCTTGTGAGCACTGCATTCCACTTTGACCACCCATATGACTTGATCTGACCCTGGGCTAGGGAGTTCTGATGATTAGCCAGGAAGGCTGATGCCATGGGGTCTGAGCAGAACTGTGCCCTCTCTCCACTTTGCTTCTCCCCTGTACCATTGGTCTCTCCCCCTACTCCTCTTTCCTCCCTCAGTCTCTTAACACCTTGTTTGCTGTGAATCTGTTGTACCAACGTTGGTATTTGACATTTTTTGAGGAGGAGTGGGGGGGGTGTTCCTGAAGGGGTTTTCGGGGAAGACTCAACCAAAATCCTGCTGTaggaatttcttctttccttctgtgcCTACATTTGAACTCTACTGGGCTCTGGGCATGTAGCCCTGAAAATATGTTCTGTGTATAGCATTAGCAGGGTGGCATTACTGACTTTTGGGGTGGTGGTACGCATTTGTCTGCAGATAGTTTCTAAGGCTCAGGTTATTTTTGCATTTAAGGTTGACTTGATGCTGTCTCGAGTCCCAGTAGGCCTGATAGTCTCCAAGGTGCTGCTATAGAGAGGGGGACCAAGGGTGACTTGGCCCTTACATGCTGCACTTACAGCTGTCTGTACCTTTCTTGTCTACCAGGTAGACCCCAAGTTCCTGAGGAACATGCGCTTTGCCAAGAAGCACAACAAGAAGGGCCTGAAGAAGATGCAGGCCAACAATGCCAAGGCCATGAGTGCACGTGCTGAGGCTGTCAAGGCCCTCGTGAAGCCCAAGGAGATCAAGCCCAAGATGCCAACAGGCGGCAGCCGCAAGCTCAGCCGACTTGCCTACATCGCTCACCCCAAGCTGGGGAAGCGCGCTCGTGCTCGCATCGCCAAGGGCCTCAGGCTCTGCCGGCCAAAGTCCCAGGCCAAGGCTTCAACCAAGGCCAAGCCACCTGCGGCTGCGGCTCCAGCTGCCAAGGGTGCCCAGGCCCCCACCAAAGCTCCGGAGTAGAGACCTTCATCTGCCAGTGTGAGGACAGAAGGACTGGTGTGACCCCCTGGGCTGCTGTCTGCGTGGGGCTGGTGTCCTCCTGTGCTATTTGTACAAATAAATCTGAGACAGGATCTGTCAGTCAGCCTGTGTCTGTGATCCCAGGGCTGGAACTAGGGTTTGGGTTGGGTGGGTACCAATGTTTTATGTGGGAGTAGAGTTTTAGCCTTCCTGGATTGGTACCGTGTGTGAGTCAGGAAATACGGCCTTGAAGTGCAAGAATGGGACCTAGTAAGTGAGTGGGTGGGTGCCTCTGGGATATTGGGACACACAGGTTGCTGGACTGGGCAGGATggtgaggaaacagaaaaaacccAAACACCTTCATCATGTCTTCAAGCTTACCCAGAAGAAAGGGGAATTCTGCACTCTGGCCTGAGGATTTCCAGGTTCCTAGCAGGCttgggccagagaaggcaatggtaccccactccagtactcttgcctggaaaatcccatggatggaggagtctggtaggctgcagtccatggggtcgctaacagatggacatgactgagcaacttcagtttcccttttcactttcatgccttggagaaggaaatggcaacccactccaatgttattgcctggagaatcccagggacgggggagcctggtggactgccgtctatggggtcgcacagagtcggacacaactgaagcgatttagcagcagcagcagcagcaggcttgggCAGCATTCACTACTGAACGGGCCCCCAGGAGGCCAAGCAATGGTGGCACTATCTGGTATGACTGCTGTCTTCTCTGCCCCCTGGATCAGCTGTTCAGCCTGCTGTCTTAGTCCTCAGAGCAGCCAGTGAAGCGCCATTCAGTCACACTAGGTCCTCAAGACTGGCTTTTGAGTATGGTGGTCATTTGTAGTCCACCATTTGAGTATGGTGGTCACTTGGGGTATTGGGAGGCTCAAAAGGAGTTACTGATATACTGGGGCAACGGGCGTGGCGTGTGGTGTATGGTCCCTCATCTCTGAAGTAGTTGTTATCTTTGAAACCCTGCTCCATGAACATCCTTGCTGTTAGTACTTCGGAGTGGCCCCAGTCCACAGAGACTTTATTGTAgggcaggagggaagagggcTCCTTGGCAGTGGTCCAGGGTGGAGGTTGGACTGCACAGGGCTCAGCTTTCACTGGGCAGAACCGGCACACTGGCCAGGGCAGGCAGCAGCCGAGTATATATGTCTACCCCACGGAGGAATACGGCCTCGTGCAGCCGTTCATCGTGGTCATGGAGCAGTATGGGCGTGCGGTTCATGGGTGAGAAGCCCAGAGCTGGGACCCCTACCTGCAGGGAATGAGGGGAGCTATTAGGGGGAAGGCCAGCACCTTGGAACCACTCCAGTGCCCACCCTCCTGCAAGTGGCTCACCGCGCGAAGATAGCGGCTGTCCGTGGCAGCGGGGAAGATCTCTGGCTCCAGAGTGAGGTTCCTGGTGAATGTGGAAGCAGGGAGGGCAAGGGAAGGAttaaaggagcaaaggaaagtggaagagaggggaaggggagaggagggctggCCAGCGTGCTCACATGTCTTTGCAGGCCCCGCTAAATGCTGCCCACCAAGGGTCTGAGTCATCAGTAGGTGTCACTTGGGGCTCTGTCCAC
This region of Bos indicus isolate NIAB-ARS_2022 breed Sahiwal x Tharparkar chromosome 22, NIAB-ARS_B.indTharparkar_mat_pri_1.0, whole genome shotgun sequence genomic DNA includes:
- the RPL29 gene encoding large ribosomal subunit protein eL29, which produces MAKSKNHTTHNQSRKWHRNGIKKPRSQRYESLKGVDPKFLRNMRFAKKHNKKGLKKMQANNAKAMSARAEAVKALVKPKEIKPKMPTGGSRKLSRLAYIAHPKLGKRARARIAKGLRLCRPKSQAKASTKAKPPAAAAPAAKGAQAPTKAPE